Proteins encoded within one genomic window of Sebastes fasciatus isolate fSebFas1 chromosome 18, fSebFas1.pri, whole genome shotgun sequence:
- the lratd1 gene encoding protein LRATD1 codes for MGNQLDRITHLNYSELPTGDPSGLEKDELRVGVAYFFSDEEEEVVDDHRTPSSVSDCVDFTTNNKEHHHSTTAEEVEEEEEGPFSVSEVEYSAFCSQECIFSKLRENEDLNVYAAKTLLTMCKPGDLLELVAAEQAPHWVVYEQHGRVIHLHKGEIRKDSLLEMSSGRHGRIVNNRYRYRPLPPDLVMQNAAGHLGLSSEDICWTNSESFAAWCRFGKREFKAGGEQHSAGLSQQQQYFLKVHLSGSGVVHTLVFRSLEDMIRERRRVDASGILKELSLVNNGGKE; via the coding sequence ATGGGAAATCAACTGGATCGGATCACCCACCTCAACTACAGCGAGCTGCCCACGGGAGATCCGTCCGGGCTGGAGAAGGACGAGCTTCGTGTCGGCGTCGCCTACTTCTTCTctgacgaagaggaggaggtggtggacgACCACCGCactccgtcctctgtctccgACTGCGTTGACTTCACCACCAACAACAAGGAGCACCACCACAGCACCACCGCcgaggaagtggaggaggaggaggagggaccgTTCTCGGTGAGCGAGGTGGAGTACTCGGCCTTCTGCTCCCAGGAATGCATCTTCTCCAAGCTGCGAGAGAACGAGGACCTGAACGTGTACGCGGCCAAAACTTTGCTGACCATGTGCAAACCGGGCGACCTGCTGGAGCTGGTGGCCGCCGAGCAGGCACCACACTGGGTTGTCTACGAGCAACACGGCCGGGTCATCCATCTGCACAAGGGCGAGATCCGCAAGGACAGCCTGCTTGAGATGAGCAGCGGGCGCCACGGGAGGATAGTGAACAACCGGTACCGGTACCGACCGCTTCCTCCTGATTTAGTGATGCAGAATGCTGCAGGACACTTGGGTCTGAGCAGCGAGGACATATGCTGGACCAACTCGGAAAGTTTCGCAGCGTGGTGCCGCTTTGGGAAGAGGGAGTTCAAAGCTGGAGGAGAGCAGCACTCGGCGGGTCtttcgcagcagcagcagtatttccTCAAAGTGCATCTGTCCGGCAGCGGGGTGGTGCACACGCTGGTGTTTCGCAGCCTGGAGGACATGATCCGGGAGAGGAGGCGAGTGGACGCCAGTGGGATTCTCAAAGAGCTGTCTTTGGTTAATAACGGGGGCAAGGAGTGA